The proteins below are encoded in one region of Candidatus Schekmanbacteria bacterium RIFCSPLOWO2_02_FULL_38_14:
- a CDS encoding cation transporter gives MINKIIEFCANNKFIVFIVVGMAVFAGIYSMKNITLDAIPDLSDTQVIIYSRWDRSPDIMEDQVTYPIIRAMLGAPKVKDIRGFSDFGYSYVYIIFEDGTDIYWARSRTLEYLSSVIPKLPQGVQVELAKDATAVGWVFQYALVDTTGKHNLAELRSLQDWHLRYELQSIPGVAEVAPIGGFVRQYQVNLDPNTLLAYKIPIEKVIDAIREGNNDVGGRLVEFSGREYMVRGRGYIRSVSDIENIVVGTNEGGGTPILVKNLGRVTLGPDIRRGIAELDGKGETVGAIVIMRFGENALKVIERVKARIAEIEPSLPEGVKIITTYDRAELIERSIETLKGTLIEELTIVSLVILIFLWHIPSAIIPILTIPITIIISFIPMYGMKITANIMSLGGIAIAVGAMVDAAIVVVEQTHKKLEHWDVEGRPGNFKDVVISAVKEVGGPSFFALLVIAVSFIPIFTLEAMEGRLFKPLAFTKNFSMIIAAVLAITLDPALRLLFTHMKNFDFRPRLLCRVVNAVLVGKIHSEENHPISRPLMRIYHPIVEFVLRHQWATIAGAVVIILLTIPIFSRLGSEFMPPLDEGVLLYMPTTMPGISVTETQKILQVQDKILKSFPEVERVFGKAGRAETATDPAPFSMMETVVVLKPHDQWPKMPRWYSDWAPEWLKNMFRRAWPDHKNTQELIYGPGGLNEALQIPGVINAWTMPIKARVDMLTTGIRTPVGIKVLGSDLNKIQEIGQHIEMVIKDVQGTTSVFAERTAGGYFLDFNFKREELARYGLTIGQAESVVMSAVGGENITTTIEGRERYSVNVRYLRDYRSTVDNLSRVLVPTTGGAQIPMAQIADIKLLSGPGMIRDENGRLSGYVYVDVTGRDVGGYVADAKKAVREKVKLPPGYTLIWSGQYEYMQRVEERLMIVVPITLFIIILLLYFNTRSAAKTLIIFLAVPFSAVGAIWFLYLLGYNTSIAVWVGLIALLGVDAETGVFMLLYLDIAYYAMREKGMMKTKEHLREAIVEGAVKRLRPKFMTVAVMFMGLVPIMWSTGTGADVMKRIAAPMIGGIFTSFIMELVVYPAIYEVWRWYFYVRKEANLNVQP, from the coding sequence ATGATTAATAAAATTATCGAATTTTGCGCAAATAATAAATTCATTGTCTTCATCGTCGTAGGTATGGCAGTTTTTGCCGGAATCTATTCGATGAAGAATATTACCCTTGATGCAATCCCCGACCTTTCAGACACACAGGTGATAATCTACTCGAGGTGGGACAGAAGCCCTGACATAATGGAAGACCAGGTTACCTACCCGATTATCAGAGCAATGCTTGGTGCACCAAAAGTGAAAGATATTCGCGGTTTCTCTGACTTCGGCTATTCGTATGTCTATATTATTTTTGAAGATGGAACAGATATCTACTGGGCGCGCTCACGAACCCTTGAATATCTTAGCAGTGTCATACCAAAACTCCCTCAGGGTGTTCAGGTAGAGCTTGCAAAGGATGCAACGGCAGTTGGCTGGGTTTTCCAGTATGCCCTTGTAGATACAACTGGAAAACATAACCTGGCAGAACTCCGTTCACTCCAGGATTGGCATCTTAGATATGAGCTTCAGTCCATACCCGGTGTGGCTGAGGTTGCACCGATTGGCGGATTTGTCCGTCAATATCAGGTCAACCTCGATCCCAACACGCTCCTGGCGTATAAGATTCCAATAGAAAAGGTTATCGATGCAATCAGGGAGGGAAACAATGATGTTGGAGGAAGGCTTGTTGAATTTTCAGGTCGTGAATATATGGTCAGGGGACGTGGCTACATACGCTCAGTTTCTGATATTGAGAATATTGTTGTCGGTACAAACGAGGGAGGAGGAACGCCCATACTGGTAAAAAATCTCGGCAGGGTTACTTTAGGCCCTGATATCCGCCGGGGTATTGCTGAGCTTGATGGAAAAGGTGAAACAGTTGGAGCCATTGTGATTATGAGGTTTGGTGAAAACGCATTGAAGGTGATTGAGCGGGTTAAAGCAAGGATTGCCGAGATTGAGCCAAGTTTGCCTGAGGGTGTAAAAATTATAACTACTTATGATAGGGCAGAACTGATTGAGAGGTCAATTGAGACACTTAAGGGTACGCTTATTGAAGAACTTACGATTGTAAGCCTTGTGATTTTAATCTTCCTCTGGCATATTCCAAGCGCTATTATTCCTATCCTCACAATCCCTATTACAATTATAATTTCCTTTATTCCCATGTACGGGATGAAGATTACGGCCAACATAATGTCCCTTGGGGGCATTGCCATAGCCGTCGGTGCAATGGTTGATGCTGCCATTGTTGTGGTTGAGCAGACCCACAAAAAACTTGAACACTGGGATGTGGAAGGAAGACCTGGAAATTTTAAGGATGTTGTTATAAGTGCGGTCAAGGAAGTGGGGGGTCCGAGCTTCTTTGCACTTCTTGTAATCGCTGTATCATTCATACCTATTTTTACACTCGAGGCGATGGAAGGACGGCTATTTAAACCCCTTGCATTTACAAAGAATTTTTCAATGATAATTGCAGCAGTGCTTGCAATTACTCTTGACCCGGCTCTACGGCTTCTCTTTACCCACATGAAGAATTTTGACTTCCGTCCGCGCCTGCTGTGCAGGGTTGTTAATGCGGTTCTTGTCGGGAAAATTCACAGTGAAGAGAATCATCCTATCAGCCGCCCGCTGATGAGGATATATCATCCAATCGTAGAATTTGTACTGCGCCATCAGTGGGCAACAATTGCCGGTGCAGTGGTTATTATATTACTTACCATTCCGATTTTTTCCCGCCTTGGTTCAGAGTTTATGCCTCCCCTTGATGAGGGTGTACTCCTTTATATGCCAACCACTATGCCTGGAATTTCTGTAACAGAGACCCAGAAGATTCTGCAAGTACAGGATAAAATCCTTAAATCATTCCCGGAAGTTGAAAGGGTATTCGGCAAGGCAGGAAGGGCTGAAACTGCAACTGATCCAGCCCCGTTTTCAATGATGGAGACAGTGGTTGTTCTTAAGCCTCATGACCAGTGGCCAAAAATGCCCCGCTGGTATTCAGACTGGGCACCGGAGTGGTTAAAAAATATGTTTCGCCGTGCTTGGCCTGACCACAAGAACACACAGGAACTTATTTATGGGCCAGGGGGATTAAACGAAGCCTTGCAGATTCCAGGCGTTATCAATGCATGGACAATGCCTATTAAAGCAAGAGTGGATATGCTGACAACAGGGATAAGGACTCCTGTTGGGATTAAGGTTCTTGGCTCGGATTTAAATAAAATCCAGGAGATAGGCCAGCATATTGAAATGGTTATCAAAGACGTTCAGGGAACAACAAGTGTTTTTGCAGAGCGCACAGCAGGGGGCTACTTCCTTGACTTCAATTTCAAGCGGGAGGAGCTTGCCCGCTATGGACTCACAATTGGTCAGGCAGAGAGCGTCGTTATGTCGGCTGTCGGGGGCGAGAATATTACCACTACGATTGAGGGGCGGGAACGTTATTCTGTCAATGTTCGCTATCTGCGTGACTACAGAAGCACAGTTGACAATCTCAGCCGTGTCCTGGTTCCAACCACCGGTGGTGCGCAGATCCCAATGGCTCAGATTGCTGATATTAAGCTTCTGTCAGGTCCTGGCATGATAAGGGATGAAAACGGGAGGCTTAGCGGCTATGTGTATGTGGATGTTACAGGGCGTGATGTTGGCGGTTATGTGGCTGATGCAAAAAAAGCAGTAAGGGAAAAGGTTAAACTTCCTCCAGGCTATACGCTTATCTGGAGCGGGCAGTATGAATATATGCAGAGGGTTGAGGAAAGGTTGATGATAGTGGTTCCGATCACTCTCTTTATCATCATCCTACTTCTTTACTTTAACACCCGCTCTGCGGCAAAGACATTGATTATTTTCCTTGCTGTTCCGTTTTCAGCAGTCGGAGCAATCTGGTTTCTCTATCTCCTCGGTTATAACACCAGCATTGCAGTATGGGTCGGGCTGATAGCACTTTTGGGAGTAGATGCAGAAACCGGTGTATTCATGCTTCTTTATCTTGATATTGCATATTATGCTATGCGTGAGAAAGGCATGATGAAGACCAAAGAGCATTTGCGGGAGGCAATTGTTGAAGGTGCAGTGAAGCGTTTGAGGCCTAAATTCATGACTGTGGCCGTGATGTTTATGGGCTTGGTTCCAATCATGTGGTCAACGGGCACCGGCGCAGATGTAATGAAGCGGATTGCTGCGCCAATGATTGGCGGTATTTTTACTTCGTTCATTATGGAACTGGTGGTCTATCCTGCCATCTATGAAGTTTGGCGCTGGTACTTTTATGTGAGAAAGGAAGCAAATCTGAATGTGCAGCCTTAA